The genomic stretch CCGGGCCGCCTTGCCGGAGATCCCTCATTCCCCTCCTGTCGGTGCACTGCGCTACGGACAGATCGTCGACCCAGACGGGCAATCGCCGGGGGGCACATCGACGGATCCGCAGTCTGGAAATGGCGCGGGAGGCGACGGCCCCCCCGTAAACTGGTAGAAGATCGCGTAGAGGCCATCGCTGATATCCCTTCCACCGTCACCGTTACAGTCAGCCGCGGCCGCGCACGCGGTGGCGGCGCCGCCGCGGAAGAGCTCGTTGAGGATCCATACGCCGTCGGCGACGTCCGTCTTACCATCGTCGTTGGGATCGCAGCGCAGGAACCTGGGAAGCAGCGGAATCCCGGTGGACGCCTCCCACGATGGGTCGTTGGCATCACTGTCCGGCGAGGATCCCAGGCGCCCGTTGTTGTGCCAGACAGACATATCCGCAGCCACCTGACCGCTTCCTTCGTCGAACGGCCAATAGCCCATCAATCCCGCTTCGTCGCCCCGTAACCGCACTTTCATGTCTGCTTGAATAGCAGCTTCGCTCCGCGCGATATTCCAGATGCGCACCTCGTCGATCAGCCCTTCTACGGAGCTTTCCCAAATGCCGATGTGGACGAATTCGATGTCGGTCACATCCCCGAACTGGGGCGTTGAGGAAATGAACTTGCCATTTCGGTAGATCCTGATGGCCGTGACATCGTAGGTGGCAGCGAGGTGTTGCCATTCGTCGACCACGAGCCCGCCCGCCGCCGAAGTCGCCGCGCTACATTCAGGCGTGCAGACGCTCAGGCCCCATTTCGAGGGGTCGTCCCCCTCGAGGAAGAGCACCCAACCTGAGCCATCAAGGTGGGAGTCGCTTAAAACCCCTCGCACGATAGCCTTGAAGTCGTTGTTACCTTCCAGCGAGAAAGGCCGGACCCACGCTTCGACGGTGAAGGCGCTATCGAAATCGAATCCCCCGGTGTCCTTCACGCTGACGAAGTCGTCCGCCCCATCGAACCGCAGGGCATGCTGGGCCATGCTGTTCCCCGCCCCCTAGTACAGCACCAGCAAAGAACAGAGTGCGGAGTGTGTGATTCTATAGTGCATGTTTTCTTTCTCCTGGAGATGGTCTTCCGGTTCGCTGATAGGGGTCAACCATAGATTCCCGGCCGAGGAGCGAAAGGCGCAGCTTTCTGTCCGGCTGGATGACCACAGCGCGAACCGGACCGTTGATGCCGGACCCCGGATCGCACGAAAGATCCAAGTCCCCGGGCGCCGCGAGGAGGTGAGTACCGGGAACTCCGGCGACGGAGAGGAGAGTCACCGCACCAAGCCATGTTCGAAGGAATCCGGGTATTTTCATGGCGCGAGGCCTTTCATTGCGGACAGCCTTCCGGCGGTGTCTTGCAGGTCCCCTCGTCCTCTGGAAGCGTCCCGGTTCCACAGACGGGATACGGGGCGACCGGTGCGGGCCCTCCCAGGAAGAGGTGGGTCAGGAGGTAGATCGGATCGGTGATATCCACTGCGCCAACGCCATCCATGTTCGCGACGGCAAGGCACCCGGGACCTGCCCCGGCGAAGAACAGCCAGTTGAGGATGCACACGGCGTCTGAGAGATCGACGCGGCCGTCGTCGTTGCAGTCGCCGCGGAGGAAACTGGAACGCGACGCGGCGTCTCCGTGGAGACGCGCCATGTACGGACGCAGCACTCCGTGGAACACGAAAATATCGCCGCAGACGAGCACGCCGCCGTCAGACTCGAGCGCGACCGAGGAAGTCCCGGACCAGGGCGGGTCGAAGCGGGGAATGAAACTGCGGTCCAGATCCCCATCGGGGTGGAGGCGGATGACCCCCTGGTAGGACAGGTCGTTCCCGTCCTTCCCTAGAAAGTAATCGCCAGGGGCGACCACCTTCCCGTCCGGTTGCAGGGCCAGGGTGGGCGGAGTCGCAAGTCCGCCGATATTCCCCGTGCCATGGGCCGCGTTGAAGGTGCCGTCGAGACTGCCATCGGCGTTCAGGCGGGCGATC from Candidatus Polarisedimenticolia bacterium encodes the following:
- a CDS encoding LamG domain-containing protein; translation: MAQHALRFDGADDFVSVKDTGGFDFDSAFTVEAWVRPFSLEGNNDFKAIVRGVLSDSHLDGSGWVLFLEGDDPSKWGLSVCTPECSAATSAAGGLVVDEWQHLAATYDVTAIRIYRNGKFISSTPQFGDVTDIEFVHIGIWESSVEGLIDEVRIWNIARSEAAIQADMKVRLRGDEAGLMGYWPFDEGSGQVAADMSVWHNNGRLGSSPDSDANDPSWEASTGIPLLPRFLRCDPNDDGKTDVADGVWILNELFRGGAATACAAAADCNGDGGRDISDGLYAIFYQFTGGPSPPAPFPDCGSVDVPPGDCPSGSTICP